In the genome of Flaviflexus ciconiae, one region contains:
- a CDS encoding ABC transporter ATP-binding protein, with amino-acid sequence MNQVLPIADNRQVLAYAKEIFSRHRWRFLTVIIIHALASVSALAVPYIVGLLVDAVVDGTTRGYVNGAILIVVGAYLLYSFLTREVQLRTRILGEQVFAEIREEFLSSVTSLPLSTVESAGTGDLLSRTTNDVDRIQWVVRFGLPALITSAITIVVTIIMAIIASPLVSLSLLIGIPFITLSAIRYLKRARPTYLWQAQAWAGLNSVVAESVDFVGTIDAMDLGESRRKRMKSIISKDAWDSEVRAAKLRMELFFFLLLGTALPTAVAVVWGAHLISLGSVTIGMVTTVALYTAQLRNPLVEFLMWMDELQVASVSLARIVGVRLVDTDRTPTGAQPEGRDIVALDVTYAYTEGRNVLHGINLDLIPGERLAIVGPSGAGKSTFGRMLAGIHPPTGGSVTVGGVPLVDLTEDELRKEVALVTQEHHVFVGTLAHNLRLAKHDATDGELEQALRSVDALGWVQELENGLETEVGSGAKTLTPAQAQQLALARLVLLDPHTVVLDEATSLIDPRSARSLEASLSAVLSGRTVVAIAHRLYTAHDADRVAVIEDGLISELGTHDELVAAGGAYAKLWETWHRER; translated from the coding sequence TATATTGTCGGCCTGCTCGTTGACGCCGTCGTGGACGGCACGACGCGCGGCTACGTCAACGGAGCAATCCTTATCGTTGTTGGCGCCTACCTGCTTTACTCATTCCTCACGCGAGAAGTTCAGTTACGCACGAGGATCCTGGGCGAGCAGGTCTTCGCGGAAATCCGCGAAGAGTTCCTCTCCTCGGTAACCTCGCTTCCCCTGTCGACCGTCGAGTCGGCGGGCACCGGCGACCTCCTGTCGCGCACAACCAATGACGTGGACCGGATCCAGTGGGTTGTTCGCTTTGGTCTTCCCGCTCTCATTACCTCGGCGATCACGATCGTCGTTACAATCATCATGGCAATCATTGCCTCGCCTCTCGTTTCCCTGTCCCTCCTGATCGGGATTCCCTTCATCACCCTGTCCGCCATCCGCTACCTGAAGCGCGCCCGACCCACGTACCTGTGGCAGGCCCAGGCATGGGCCGGCCTGAACTCGGTTGTTGCCGAGTCTGTTGACTTCGTGGGGACCATTGACGCAATGGACCTGGGCGAGTCCCGCAGGAAGCGCATGAAGTCGATCATTTCGAAGGACGCATGGGATTCCGAGGTGCGGGCCGCGAAGCTCCGCATGGAGCTGTTCTTCTTCCTGTTGCTTGGAACGGCGCTCCCGACCGCGGTCGCGGTTGTCTGGGGAGCCCACCTCATCTCGCTCGGCTCCGTCACGATTGGCATGGTCACCACCGTCGCCCTCTACACGGCCCAGCTCCGCAACCCCCTCGTCGAGTTCCTCATGTGGATGGATGAACTGCAGGTCGCGTCCGTGTCGCTCGCTCGTATCGTCGGCGTCCGCCTCGTCGACACCGACCGCACCCCAACCGGTGCACAGCCCGAAGGCCGCGACATCGTTGCCTTGGACGTCACCTACGCCTACACCGAGGGACGCAACGTCCTCCACGGAATCAACCTCGACCTCATTCCGGGCGAACGCCTGGCGATCGTCGGGCCCTCCGGCGCCGGCAAGTCCACCTTCGGCCGTATGCTCGCCGGCATCCACCCTCCCACGGGTGGCTCCGTCACCGTCGGCGGCGTTCCTCTGGTCGACCTGACCGAGGACGAGCTCCGCAAGGAGGTCGCACTCGTCACCCAGGAGCACCACGTCTTCGTCGGCACGCTCGCCCACAATCTGCGCCTCGCCAAGCACGACGCCACCGATGGTGAGCTCGAGCAGGCCCTGCGTTCCGTCGATGCGCTCGGTTGGGTACAAGAACTCGAGAACGGCCTCGAAACGGAAGTGGGTTCGGGAGCCAAAACGCTCACCCCTGCCCAGGCCCAGCAGCTCGCCCTTGCTCGTCTCGTTCTTCTCGATCCCCACACGGTTGTCCTGGACGAAGCCACCTCGCTTATCGACCCGCGCTCCGCGCGATCGCTCGAGGCGAGCCTCTCAGCAGTTCTTTCCGGACGCACCGTTGTTGCTATCGCCCACCGCCTCTACACCGCACACGACGCCGACCGAGTCGCCGTGATCGAAGACGGTCTCATTAGCGAACTCGGCACGCATGATGAACTCGTGGCAGCGGGTGGTGCGTACGCAAAACTCTGGGAAACTTGGCACCGAGAGCGCTGA